In a genomic window of Thiohalomonas denitrificans:
- a CDS encoding pyridoxal phosphate-dependent aminotransferase, with protein sequence MAQEIDSGGESAFNPALRVLPIPGIRRMVNLASTMDDVIHLSIGQPDFPTPPHIVEAHIQALRDGHTGYTMDAGLPELVTELVAYYSERYGRQLKEDNFLVTTGATEALYLALSATAAPGREFLIPEPTFPLYAPLVRMNGGEVKSIETSADRGYQLDPQEVIDAIGMSTYAIVLNSPNNPTGVVYPRETVEAIVQEAAYRGVKVISDEVYDHLVLDDIEYPSIISCAADIDQTMVVSSFSKTFSMPGMRIGWIIASEAAIKTLRRYHMFTTTVANTPGQWAGVAALTGGRGFLDEMIAEYRRRRDKVVQLVGDAPHLTGYWPQGAFYILPSLPANADGSSVALRMLEETGVCTVPGETFGESTTNTFRISFSTSLEKIEEAFSRMIPWLEKQQF encoded by the coding sequence ATGGCACAGGAAATTGACTCGGGTGGGGAGTCGGCATTCAACCCGGCCCTGCGCGTGTTGCCGATACCGGGAATCCGGCGGATGGTCAATCTGGCCTCCACCATGGACGATGTTATTCACCTCTCCATCGGCCAGCCGGATTTCCCCACACCGCCCCATATCGTGGAAGCCCATATCCAGGCGCTGCGTGACGGCCATACCGGATACACCATGGATGCGGGGCTGCCCGAACTGGTCACCGAATTGGTTGCCTACTACTCCGAACGTTACGGACGCCAGTTGAAAGAGGATAATTTCCTCGTCACCACTGGTGCGACCGAAGCACTCTACCTGGCCCTTAGCGCAACCGCTGCGCCGGGACGGGAATTTCTGATACCGGAGCCTACCTTCCCCCTCTATGCCCCGCTGGTGCGAATGAATGGGGGTGAAGTCAAGTCGATCGAAACCAGCGCCGATCGGGGCTACCAGCTCGACCCGCAGGAGGTCATCGATGCCATCGGCATGTCGACCTATGCCATCGTCCTCAACTCCCCCAATAATCCCACCGGGGTGGTCTACCCCAGGGAAACGGTCGAGGCCATCGTTCAGGAAGCGGCCTACCGCGGGGTCAAGGTGATCTCTGACGAGGTCTACGATCACCTCGTGCTGGATGACATCGAGTACCCCAGCATCATCAGCTGTGCGGCGGATATCGACCAGACCATGGTGGTCAGCAGTTTCTCGAAGACCTTCAGTATGCCGGGGATGCGGATCGGCTGGATTATCGCCAGCGAGGCGGCCATCAAAACGCTGCGTCGCTATCACATGTTCACCACAACCGTCGCCAACACGCCGGGACAGTGGGCCGGTGTCGCGGCCCTGACCGGCGGTCGCGGTTTTCTCGACGAGATGATCGCCGAATACCGCCGTCGCAGGGACAAGGTCGTGCAACTGGTGGGTGATGCACCTCACCTCACCGGGTACTGGCCGCAAGGGGCGTTCTATATCCTGCCGTCGCTTCCGGCCAATGCGGACGGTTCCTCGGTGGCACTGCGTATGCTGGAGGAAACGGGCGTGTGCACGGTTCCCGGCGAAACCTTCGGGGAATCGACCACTAACACGTTTCGGATCAGCTTCTCCACCTCGCTGGAGAAGATAGAGGAGGCCTTCTCGCGAATGATCCCCTGGCTGGAAAAGCAGCAGTTTTAG
- a CDS encoding sensor histidine kinase: MHGQHATDRQSSLLLPLAPIAKVRRRFPVLGSTWCRGADYGFGDAWRQAPVIREERDGGDEYGPDYRFSTLAENLSDAVLVYDRQLRCRYANPAVEACLDRAPDRFVGKYITELGLPRKLAVLWNDALSLLFASGQRLTQEFRLSARGGDRHLEIRVVPDMNSNGGVENALVIIRDITERREAQRERQRTMQVLQQRDAELEEFAYVASHDLKGPLRTAHALSSWIEEEIGDNLSEEGIHHMQLMRARLQRMDELINATLEFSRAGHAANNTHDISPFELAKQIASEHGLPEGFRISAAPSMPRIRTNQTLFSQVLTHLIGNAIEHHDRVDGHVWMSCRDLHGFWEFSIVDDGPGIPPEYHQHIFHMFQRGPVPKHHNGYGIGLAIVKKVVERVGGHIEVDSAPGWGATFRFTWPKARQDATPRSRI, translated from the coding sequence ATGCACGGGCAGCATGCAACGGATCGCCAGTCCAGCTTACTGCTCCCGTTGGCGCCCATCGCCAAGGTGCGGCGCCGGTTTCCAGTGCTGGGCTCCACTTGGTGCCGCGGTGCTGATTACGGCTTCGGCGACGCCTGGCGGCAAGCGCCTGTCATTCGGGAGGAGCGCGACGGCGGGGACGAATATGGACCCGACTACCGATTCAGCACCCTGGCAGAAAACCTGTCCGATGCCGTCCTCGTCTATGACCGGCAACTGCGCTGCCGGTACGCCAACCCTGCGGTAGAGGCCTGCCTGGACCGCGCTCCCGATCGGTTCGTCGGCAAATACATCACCGAGCTGGGGCTTCCCCGCAAACTCGCGGTGCTCTGGAACGATGCGCTCAGCCTGCTGTTTGCCAGCGGTCAACGTCTGACCCAGGAATTCCGCCTGTCCGCCCGGGGAGGCGATCGCCATCTTGAAATTCGGGTTGTCCCCGACATGAACTCGAACGGCGGCGTGGAGAACGCCCTGGTGATTATCCGTGATATCACCGAACGCAGGGAGGCGCAAAGAGAGCGGCAGCGCACGATGCAGGTCCTGCAGCAAAGGGATGCGGAGCTGGAGGAGTTCGCCTACGTCGCCTCTCATGACCTGAAAGGGCCGTTAAGGACCGCCCATGCCCTCTCCTCCTGGATCGAAGAGGAGATTGGAGACAATCTCTCGGAAGAGGGGATTCATCATATGCAGCTGATGCGGGCCCGACTGCAGCGAATGGATGAGCTGATCAACGCAACACTCGAATTCTCCAGGGCCGGGCATGCCGCCAATAACACCCACGACATCTCGCCCTTCGAGTTGGCGAAACAGATAGCGAGTGAACATGGCCTGCCGGAAGGCTTTCGGATCTCCGCCGCTCCGTCCATGCCGCGGATACGAACCAACCAGACCCTGTTCAGCCAGGTGCTCACACATCTAATCGGCAACGCCATCGAGCACCACGACCGGGTCGATGGTCACGTCTGGATGTCCTGTCGGGACCTCCACGGATTCTGGGAATTTTCAATAGTGGATGATGGTCCGGGGATCCCGCCCGAATACCACCAGCATATCTTTCACATGTTTCAACGCGGCCCGGTTCCCAAGCATCACAACGGCTACGGCATAGGGCTGGCGATTGTGAAAAAGGTGGTGGAACGCGTCGGCGGGCACATCGAGGTGGATTCGGCCCCCGGCTGGGGCGCCACCTTCCGTTTCACCTGGCCAAAGGCACGCCAGGACGCAACCCCGCGTAGCCGGATTTAG
- the mug gene encoding G/U mismatch-specific DNA glycosylase, with protein MDKRQSALHEGRLRPARRDLEAAVDREVPDLLAPELSVLFCGINPGLYSAAVGHHFARPGNRFWPALYRAGFTERLYSPWEEEKLLLHHPIGVTNLVARATRGASDLTARELREGAEKLRRKVLRYRPRAVAVLGIGAYRTAFDDPRAAVGPQPHSIGRTAVWVLPSPSGANAYYQPPVLVACMEALRRSLAT; from the coding sequence ATGGACAAGCGGCAGTCGGCACTACACGAGGGGCGGCTCCGTCCTGCCAGGCGGGACCTGGAGGCGGCCGTAGATCGGGAGGTCCCGGACCTGTTGGCGCCGGAGCTTTCGGTACTCTTCTGCGGGATCAATCCGGGACTCTACAGCGCGGCGGTGGGGCATCATTTCGCTCGCCCCGGAAATCGTTTTTGGCCCGCACTTTATCGAGCCGGTTTTACCGAACGGCTCTACTCCCCCTGGGAGGAGGAGAAACTGCTGCTGCACCACCCCATCGGTGTGACAAACCTCGTTGCCCGCGCTACTCGGGGCGCCAGCGATCTCACGGCCCGGGAGTTGAGGGAGGGGGCTGAAAAACTGCGTCGCAAGGTCTTGCGCTACCGGCCCCGGGCTGTTGCGGTGCTCGGCATTGGCGCCTACCGAACGGCTTTCGATGACCCCCGTGCCGCTGTCGGCCCCCAGCCGCATTCCATCGGCCGGACCGCCGTGTGGGTTCTGCCGAGCCCGAGCGGTGCCAATGCCTATTATCAGCCGCCCGTGCTGGTCGCATGCATGGAAGCGCTGCGCCGTTCGTTAGCCACATGA
- a CDS encoding D-2-hydroxyacid dehydrogenase → MVLMAGTLPTVVVLTAPDEGWPPGLESLESSAQLLLADSPEALQSSLPEADILMVTDFRTTWLRDAWHRAQRLRWIHATSAGVDAILFPELNESDIPVTNARGIFDAAIAEYVLGLMLAFAKDLPGTLEHQRKHRWRHRDSERIAGKRVLVVGAGSIGRRIGNLARASGMHVEGIASRKREGDDDFQAIHGADSLYDLLPDADYVVIAAPLNRSTEGLFGSEAFSRMQPGARLINIGRGPIVQTGALVEALQTGRIAGAALDVFEDEPLREDHPLWGMPQVIVSPHMAGDFIGWREALSEQFVENFRRWCRGAPLNNLVKKSP, encoded by the coding sequence ATGGTTTTGATGGCCGGAACACTTCCCACCGTTGTCGTATTGACCGCACCCGACGAGGGCTGGCCACCCGGCCTGGAGTCGCTCGAGTCATCAGCACAGCTTCTCCTGGCGGATTCACCCGAAGCCCTGCAGTCGTCACTGCCAGAAGCGGATATCTTGATGGTTACCGACTTCCGCACCACCTGGCTGCGGGATGCATGGCACCGGGCTCAACGGCTCCGGTGGATCCACGCCACCAGCGCCGGCGTGGACGCGATCCTGTTTCCCGAGTTGAACGAAAGCGACATCCCGGTGACCAACGCACGCGGCATCTTCGATGCCGCTATCGCCGAATACGTGCTGGGATTGATGCTCGCCTTTGCGAAGGACCTTCCCGGCACCCTGGAACATCAACGAAAACACCGCTGGCGCCACCGTGACAGCGAACGCATCGCCGGCAAACGGGTGCTGGTGGTCGGTGCCGGCTCGATCGGGCGCCGCATCGGAAATTTGGCCCGCGCCAGCGGTATGCACGTTGAGGGGATCGCCAGCCGGAAAAGGGAAGGCGATGACGATTTCCAGGCCATTCATGGGGCTGACTCATTGTACGACCTCCTGCCGGACGCCGACTACGTCGTGATCGCCGCACCGCTAAACCGCAGTACCGAGGGTCTGTTCGGAAGCGAAGCCTTTTCGCGGATGCAGCCGGGCGCACGGCTGATCAATATCGGGCGGGGTCCCATCGTTCAGACCGGAGCACTGGTGGAGGCACTGCAGACGGGCCGAATTGCCGGGGCGGCACTCGACGTCTTCGAGGATGAACCCCTGCGGGAGGACCACCCGTTGTGGGGGATGCCCCAGGTGATCGTATCGCCCCACATGGCCGGTGATTTTATCGGCTGGCGCGAAGCGCTAAGCGAACAGTTCGTCGAAAACTTCCGCCGCTGGTGCAGGGGAGCCCCCCTGAACAACCTGGTCAAGAAAAGCCCATGA
- a CDS encoding PRC-barrel domain-containing protein: MRYKFMTHILSASALTLVMGAPVYAAGEGEYQDPQAQTGAAQQDPAMQEQRAEVDFANSYKSSSLQDLDVNDMQGETIGQIDDVLIDSEGKVSHVVVSEEGGLLGGDGQSYVIPWDQVQFDEQQQTASIDVSQDQLSTEFSAFEELPATKLERDEAEQQPDEAQQPDDIQQQPEEGMGESPDSPMQ, from the coding sequence ATGCGTTACAAGTTTATGACCCACATACTTTCCGCCAGTGCCCTTACGCTGGTAATGGGCGCTCCCGTCTATGCCGCTGGCGAAGGTGAATACCAGGACCCGCAGGCACAGACCGGAGCCGCACAGCAGGACCCGGCCATGCAGGAGCAGCGAGCCGAAGTGGACTTCGCCAACTCCTACAAGTCCAGCAGCCTGCAGGACCTCGATGTCAATGACATGCAGGGCGAGACCATCGGGCAGATCGATGATGTACTGATCGACTCCGAGGGCAAGGTGTCCCATGTCGTTGTCAGCGAAGAGGGCGGTTTGCTCGGTGGCGACGGCCAGAGCTATGTGATCCCCTGGGATCAGGTGCAATTCGACGAGCAGCAGCAGACGGCCTCCATCGATGTGTCGCAGGACCAGCTGAGCACCGAATTCTCGGCGTTCGAAGAGCTGCCCGCGACCAAGCTGGAGCGGGACGAAGCAGAACAGCAGCCGGACGAAGCTCAGCAGCCGGACGACATCCAGCAGCAGCCGGAAGAGGGTATGGGCGAGTCTCCCGACTCACCGATGCAATAG
- a CDS encoding DEAD/DEAH box helicase — translation MSDNPVTLFSELGLAAPVLQAVEEAGYEAPSPIQAETIPPLLEGRDLLGQAQTGTGKTAAFALPLLSRIDLAQRRPQALVLTPTRELAIQVAEAIQAYARHLPGFHILPVYGGQGMGTQLRGLSRGVHLVVGTPGRVMDHLRRGTLVLDDLRTFVLDEADEMLRMGFIDDVEWILARAPQERQIALFSATMPKPIQQVARRHLHDPVEVKIASKTTTVETITQRYWQVSGVHKLDALTRILEVEPFDGMLIFVRTKTETVNLAEKLEARGFAAAALNGDMNQVQREQTVEKLKRGALDIVVGTDVVARGLDVERVSHVVNYDIPYDTEAYVHRIGRTGRAGRKGEAILFVAPRERRMLKTIERATRQPIAPMNLPSREAVTDKRVDRFKQLITETLESQELNFFEDLVDGYQEEHDVGLSEVAAALAYLVQRERPLEVKEQKAPVERESREAKRGGQKRPRFDREPDAGMQSYRIEVGREHGVQPKHVVGAIANEAGIDSRNIGRIQLYDTYSTVDLPEGLPIELQNHLKKVWVCGRRLNLTPTSEKGRKPKPRQGKTRP, via the coding sequence ATGTCCGATAACCCGGTTACCCTATTTTCAGAGCTGGGCCTCGCTGCGCCCGTCCTTCAGGCCGTCGAGGAGGCTGGTTACGAAGCGCCGTCTCCTATCCAGGCGGAGACGATTCCGCCGTTACTGGAGGGTCGTGATTTGCTTGGCCAGGCCCAGACCGGGACCGGCAAGACCGCAGCTTTTGCCCTGCCGCTTCTGAGCCGCATCGATCTTGCCCAGCGTCGTCCGCAGGCCCTGGTGCTTACGCCGACCCGTGAGCTGGCGATCCAGGTGGCTGAAGCCATCCAGGCCTACGCCCGGCACCTTCCGGGGTTCCACATTCTGCCGGTCTACGGCGGCCAGGGCATGGGGACGCAGTTGCGCGGTTTGAGCCGCGGAGTGCATCTGGTGGTGGGCACGCCGGGGCGGGTCATGGACCATTTGCGACGCGGAACCCTGGTACTGGACGATCTCAGGACCTTCGTGCTGGACGAGGCCGACGAAATGCTGCGCATGGGCTTCATCGACGATGTCGAGTGGATCCTGGCCCGTGCACCGCAAGAGCGGCAGATCGCGCTCTTTTCCGCAACCATGCCGAAGCCGATTCAGCAGGTGGCCCGCCGTCATCTGCATGACCCGGTCGAGGTGAAGATTGCCTCGAAGACCACCACCGTGGAGACCATCACCCAGCGTTACTGGCAGGTGAGCGGGGTTCACAAACTCGATGCTCTGACCCGGATCCTCGAAGTGGAGCCATTCGATGGCATGCTCATCTTCGTGCGCACCAAGACCGAGACGGTTAATCTGGCCGAAAAGCTCGAGGCGCGTGGTTTTGCCGCTGCTGCTCTCAACGGTGACATGAATCAGGTGCAGCGCGAACAGACCGTCGAAAAGCTGAAGCGCGGTGCGCTGGATATCGTGGTAGGGACGGATGTGGTGGCCCGTGGCCTGGATGTGGAACGGGTCAGCCATGTGGTCAACTATGACATTCCCTACGACACCGAAGCCTATGTGCACCGGATCGGGCGGACCGGACGTGCCGGCCGCAAGGGCGAGGCCATTCTGTTCGTCGCCCCCCGGGAACGGCGCATGCTGAAGACCATCGAGCGCGCCACCCGCCAGCCCATTGCGCCGATGAACCTGCCGAGCCGCGAGGCGGTGACGGACAAGCGGGTGGACCGTTTCAAACAGCTCATCACCGAGACCCTCGAGAGCCAGGAATTGAATTTTTTCGAGGATCTTGTGGATGGCTACCAGGAGGAGCATGACGTCGGCTTGAGTGAAGTCGCCGCGGCGCTGGCCTATCTCGTACAGCGTGAACGGCCGCTGGAGGTGAAGGAGCAGAAGGCTCCGGTGGAGCGAGAGAGTCGTGAAGCCAAACGCGGCGGCCAAAAGCGGCCCCGTTTTGATCGCGAACCCGATGCCGGTATGCAGAGCTACCGCATCGAGGTGGGACGGGAGCATGGGGTGCAACCGAAACACGTTGTCGGCGCCATTGCCAACGAAGCGGGAATCGACAGCCGTAACATTGGTCGTATCCAGCTCTACGACACCTACAGCACGGTCGATCTACCAGAAGGCCTGCCGATAGAGCTGCAAAACCATCTTAAGAAGGTCTGGGTCTGCGGCCGCCGGCTGAATCTGACCCCCACCAGTGAAAAAGGACGCAAGCCGAAGCCCCGGCAGGGAAAGACGCGGCCCTGA